The following coding sequences lie in one Treponema sp. OMZ 790 genomic window:
- a CDS encoding helix-turn-helix transcriptional regulator, with product MTAEIKKHQNGNYSEYSIEVFPGIIIQHYFCEGGKIWRCSPSAYKIDEDILIHHCKYGRFETLLADGAFHSLGMGKMTLSSSLCNLVEVESMIPAELYEGISVVFSYKHFPPWLTALFSTWGIDFPSLVSKFNLSKRWHYIAANSGMEKIFLDLYDLFDTRTVPLIQLKVMELMHHISVDTVLNGKNKMPAPQTHSKIVKKICSMMVNTTCPIADLVSQEAISYNLFQKIFKSVYGTSPNLYRQEYKMNRAASLLKNTDKTILDISLEQGYENPGKFAATFKKIMGFSPGEFRRLETTVKYR from the coding sequence ATGACAGCTGAAATAAAAAAACATCAAAACGGAAATTACTCGGAGTACAGTATAGAAGTTTTTCCCGGCATAATAATACAGCATTATTTTTGTGAAGGAGGAAAGATTTGGAGATGTTCTCCTTCCGCATATAAAATTGATGAGGATATATTGATTCATCATTGTAAGTACGGGCGGTTTGAAACCCTCCTTGCCGACGGAGCTTTTCATTCCCTCGGTATGGGGAAGATGACTCTTTCTTCTTCTCTTTGTAATTTGGTAGAAGTAGAGTCAATGATTCCTGCCGAACTATATGAGGGAATCTCGGTTGTTTTTTCATACAAACATTTTCCGCCATGGCTGACCGCCTTATTTTCTACATGGGGTATAGATTTTCCCTCTCTTGTTTCGAAATTTAATCTTTCAAAACGCTGGCATTATATTGCCGCAAACAGCGGAATGGAGAAAATATTTTTGGATTTATACGATCTCTTTGATACACGCACGGTACCTCTTATACAATTAAAAGTGATGGAGCTTATGCATCATATTTCCGTTGATACTGTTTTAAACGGAAAGAATAAAATGCCGGCTCCTCAAACTCATAGTAAAATTGTAAAGAAAATATGCTCAATGATGGTAAATACTACGTGTCCGATAGCCGACCTCGTTTCGCAGGAAGCTATCAGCTATAATCTTTTCCAAAAAATATTTAAATCGGTTTACGGCACCTCGCCGAATCTTTACAGACAAGAATATAAAATGAATAGAGCCGCCTCTCTTTTGAAGAATACCGACAAGACTATCTTGGATATATCCCTTGAACAAGGTTATGAAAATCCCGGTAAATTTGCTGCAACTTTTAAAAAAATTATGGGGTTTTCTCCGGGAGAATTTAGACGCTTGGAAACTACTGTTAAGTATCGATAA
- a CDS encoding lipopolysaccharide assembly protein LapB, whose protein sequence is MKKTIVLFFIVLVSFQLFADYKTEYDNLLAARDLQKIAALLPKWEKAEPKNPELYIAYFNYYLLKGQRSKHSLDTYRKDNSNSLALVDQKTNKIAGYLNNNIWYEKEDVDKALSYLEKGLKFGKNRLDMYFGRIHILGEIGEYEKQSQRIIEVLKLSKTIKNKWLWSMNEAIPSSESERFFLISVTEYYKSLLQKSTPETLSAAEKACEAQLKLYPNNIEVHNYLSLTYIGQGKFKEALNVLLKADKLTNEDYVIIFNMARCYGGLKQYGKAKECYLRMKKNPDKRVQDMAEQRLSELKKLTK, encoded by the coding sequence ATGAAAAAAACTATCGTATTATTTTTCATTGTGTTGGTATCGTTTCAGCTTTTTGCAGATTATAAAACGGAATATGACAATCTGCTTGCGGCAAGGGATCTGCAGAAGATTGCGGCTCTCCTACCCAAATGGGAAAAGGCAGAGCCTAAAAACCCTGAACTCTACATTGCCTATTTTAACTACTACCTGCTTAAAGGTCAAAGGTCAAAGCATTCATTGGACACCTATAGAAAGGATAATAGTAATTCGTTGGCCTTAGTGGATCAAAAAACAAATAAAATCGCAGGTTATCTAAACAATAACATCTGGTACGAAAAAGAAGATGTCGATAAGGCTCTGTCATATTTGGAGAAGGGTTTAAAATTCGGTAAAAACCGCTTGGACATGTATTTTGGAAGAATCCATATACTAGGAGAAATCGGAGAATACGAAAAGCAGTCGCAAAGGATTATTGAAGTTTTAAAACTTTCCAAAACAATCAAGAATAAGTGGCTTTGGAGCATGAATGAGGCAATTCCATCATCAGAAAGCGAACGCTTTTTCCTAATTTCGGTAACCGAATATTACAAGTCATTGCTTCAAAAAAGCACCCCAGAAACTTTATCTGCCGCAGAAAAAGCATGTGAAGCTCAATTAAAGTTATACCCCAACAATATCGAGGTACATAACTATTTGTCTTTAACCTACATAGGCCAAGGGAAATTCAAAGAAGCTCTGAATGTATTATTGAAAGCCGATAAACTTACAAATGAAGATTATGTAATTATTTTTAATATGGCCAGATGCTATGGAGGGTTAAAGCAATACGGCAAGGCAAAAGAATGTTATCTCCGTATGAAGAAAAATCCGGATAAACGGGTTCAAGATATGGCAGAACAACGGCTTTCGGAACTAAAAAAATTAACCAAATAG